A DNA window from Acinetobacter sp. 10FS3-1 contains the following coding sequences:
- a CDS encoding TetR/AcrR family transcriptional regulator gives MQDLAHLEPLAKDLPQTKRGHDRCIALLVSATELFLEHSYDAVSLDDIVQHAGGSKASIYKYFGNKEGLFKAICDYRRERFFEQISIPIELMALDFRRYLVETLLNFYHQIMTPENSAFMRLVFEQSQRNPDLALHIHQRGPVHVQTSIANALEQADAKGVLRCENPMYSAQLYFGILRNLEWRILMGIQEEESDEEITKYIHYCVDRFLEGHQKV, from the coding sequence ATGCAAGACCTTGCTCATCTGGAACCTCTCGCCAAAGATCTACCGCAAACCAAACGCGGCCATGATCGTTGCATTGCGTTGCTTGTCAGTGCAACCGAGCTTTTTCTGGAGCATAGTTATGATGCAGTCTCACTAGATGATATTGTTCAGCATGCTGGTGGTTCCAAGGCTTCTATTTATAAATATTTTGGCAATAAAGAAGGGCTATTTAAAGCGATCTGTGACTATCGTCGTGAAAGGTTTTTTGAACAAATCAGCATTCCTATTGAATTGATGGCCTTGGATTTTCGTCGTTATTTGGTAGAAACTCTGTTAAATTTTTATCATCAAATTATGACGCCTGAAAATTCGGCATTTATGCGTCTGGTCTTTGAACAGAGTCAGCGTAATCCAGATCTGGCTTTACATATTCATCAACGCGGACCTGTACATGTTCAGACTTCAATTGCCAATGCTCTGGAACAGGCAGATGCCAAAGGGGTACTACGTTGTGAAAATCCAATGTATTCGGCTCAGTTATATTTTGGTATTTTACGCAATCTGGAATGGCGTATTCTAATGGGAATTCAGGAAGAAGAGAGTGATGAAGAAATTACCAAGTATATTCATTACTGCGTAGACCGCTTTTTAGAAGGTCATCAAAAAGTCTAG
- the argF gene encoding ornithine carbamoyltransferase, with translation MALRHFLTLRDLSTLELNQILQRAIELKRKQHNNEVFQPFVGKVMGMIFEKSSTRTRVSFEAGMSQFGGSAIFLSSRDTQLGRGEPIEDSARVISSMLDIVMIRTFGHDIVERFASYSKVPVINALTDDHHPCQLLADMQTYLEHRGSIEGKTVAWIGDGNNMCNSYIEAAHMWGFKLKVAAPKSYEPQEKFLSEFAHCVELVDTAEDAAVNADLIVTDVWASMGQEEEQKIREKAFADYQVNERLMDLAHPDCLFMHCLPAHRGEEISENLLEHKNAVVWDEAENRLHAQKALVEFLLNENLKKD, from the coding sequence ATGGCTCTCCGTCACTTTCTCACTTTACGCGATTTATCGACTTTAGAACTTAACCAAATATTGCAACGCGCTATTGAGCTCAAGCGCAAACAGCATAATAATGAAGTTTTCCAACCCTTTGTTGGCAAAGTCATGGGCATGATTTTTGAGAAATCCAGTACCCGTACGCGCGTTTCGTTTGAAGCGGGCATGAGCCAGTTTGGCGGTAGTGCTATTTTTCTGTCATCACGTGATACCCAGTTAGGTCGTGGTGAACCTATTGAAGACTCAGCACGCGTTATTTCCAGCATGCTGGATATCGTAATGATCCGTACTTTTGGTCATGACATCGTTGAGCGCTTTGCTTCTTATTCAAAAGTTCCAGTCATTAATGCGCTGACCGATGATCATCATCCCTGCCAGCTACTGGCTGACATGCAGACCTATCTTGAGCATCGTGGCTCAATTGAAGGTAAAACTGTGGCCTGGATTGGTGATGGCAATAATATGTGCAACTCTTATATCGAAGCGGCGCATATGTGGGGCTTTAAACTGAAAGTTGCCGCACCTAAAAGTTATGAACCACAAGAGAAATTCCTGTCTGAATTTGCCCATTGTGTCGAGCTGGTAGATACAGCTGAAGATGCGGCGGTCAATGCAGATCTGATTGTCACTGATGTTTGGGCCAGCATGGGCCAGGAAGAAGAACAGAAAATTCGTGAAAAAGCCTTTGCTGATTATCAGGTGAATGAGCGCCTTATGGATCTTGCTCATCCGGACTGTTTGTTTATGCACTGCTTGCCTGCACATCGCGGTGAAGAGATTTCTGAGAATCTGCTTGAGCATAAAAATGCTGTGGTGTGGGATGAAGCCGAAAACCGCCTGCATGCACAAAAAGCACTGGTAGAGTTCTTATTAAATGAGAACCTGAAAAAAGACTAA
- a CDS encoding YnfA family protein: MDIQVTKLFTTFCLFLVTALMEILGCYFPYLILNQGRSHWLWLPTALALAAFVWLLTLHPAASGRIYAAYGGIYVFSALIWLRFVDQVSLSRWDLLGGMVVILGALIIMLQPQGLVR; this comes from the coding sequence ATGGATATTCAAGTTACAAAGCTGTTCACCACGTTTTGCCTGTTTTTGGTCACGGCGCTTATGGAAATTTTGGGCTGTTATTTTCCTTACCTGATTCTAAATCAGGGGAGAAGCCACTGGTTATGGCTTCCTACTGCATTGGCATTGGCTGCTTTTGTCTGGTTATTAACATTACACCCAGCCGCTTCCGGGCGTATCTATGCGGCCTATGGGGGTATCTATGTTTTTTCAGCTTTGATATGGTTGCGCTTTGTTGATCAGGTGAGTCTGTCTCGCTGGGATTTACTGGGTGGAATGGTCGTGATTTTAGGTGCGCTGATTATTATGTTGCAGCCCCAAGGCTTGGTTCGTTAA
- the clpA gene encoding ATP-dependent Clp protease ATP-binding subunit ClpA: protein MLSRQLEVSLRLAVSMARQKRHEFLTVEHLLLALLDNDSAVNALKACGADIIVLRKELEDYVEQHTPKLAENSDQAPHPTESFDRILQRAIFHVQSSGGDRTVEGADILVAMYSERDSFAVYLLKRHQINRLTLTQYLSHGTRKDDVPSEEEIEELEGESASSANSGPLELYTTNLNVEAQRGKTDPLIGREKEIERAAQILCRRRKNNPLLVGDPGVGKTSIAEGLAWLIVNGKAPKPLENAEIFSLDIGALVAGTKYRGDFEKRLKQLLNALKKKPEAILFIDEIHMIIGAGSSMGSTMDASNLIKPALANGSLRCIGSTTFQEYRQVFEKDHALSRRFQKIDVNEPSISETIDILRGLKSKFEDFHHVQYDDQALVSAVELSAKFINDRFLPDKAIDVIDEAGAQRRLKAEQDNSPITVENIEDIISKIARIPPKTVSKDDKTVLENLERDLKRVVFGQDEAIEALASAIKLSRAGLKSPDKPVGSFVFAGPTGVGKTEVTKQLAKLMGVELVRFDMSEYMERHAVSRLIGAPPGYVGFDQGGLLTDAIHKHPHCVLLLDEIEKAHPDVFNLLLQIMDHGSLTDNNGRKSDFRNVVLVLTTNIGAESISRVSIGFMEQDNSNDNQEAMKKAFSPEFRNRLDGVIQFKALATTVIENVVDKFLTELQAQLDEKKVILDVDHSAREWMAEHGYDRLMGARPMQRLIQEHLKKPLAEMILFGELAENGGNVAVSVKKEDGKAVGLKIEVFEDQTAEPA from the coding sequence ATGCTCAGTCGTCAATTAGAAGTATCACTACGTTTGGCTGTCAGCATGGCTCGTCAGAAGAGACATGAATTCCTGACAGTAGAGCATTTATTATTGGCTCTACTTGATAATGATTCAGCCGTTAATGCTCTTAAAGCATGTGGCGCGGACATTATCGTGCTGCGTAAAGAATTGGAAGATTACGTAGAACAACATACCCCTAAACTCGCTGAAAATAGCGATCAGGCACCTCATCCTACCGAAAGCTTTGACCGTATTTTGCAGCGTGCAATTTTCCATGTGCAATCCAGTGGTGGTGACCGGACGGTAGAAGGTGCAGATATTCTGGTGGCCATGTATTCTGAGCGGGATTCATTTGCCGTTTATTTGTTGAAACGTCACCAGATTAATCGCTTAACTTTGACCCAATATCTTTCGCACGGCACACGTAAGGATGATGTGCCGTCCGAAGAAGAAATTGAAGAGTTGGAAGGAGAGTCTGCATCTTCTGCGAATTCAGGACCGCTGGAACTCTATACCACCAATCTGAATGTAGAAGCCCAGCGTGGCAAAACAGACCCTTTAATTGGTCGTGAAAAAGAAATTGAACGTGCTGCACAGATTTTATGTCGCCGCCGTAAAAATAATCCATTATTGGTCGGTGACCCGGGCGTAGGTAAAACCTCGATCGCGGAAGGTCTGGCTTGGCTAATTGTGAACGGTAAAGCACCAAAACCGCTGGAAAATGCCGAGATATTTAGTCTGGATATTGGTGCTTTGGTCGCAGGAACCAAATATCGGGGTGATTTTGAAAAACGCCTGAAACAACTCCTCAATGCTTTAAAGAAAAAACCGGAAGCCATCCTGTTTATTGATGAAATTCATATGATTATTGGTGCAGGCTCGAGTATGGGGAGCACCATGGATGCCTCGAATCTGATCAAACCGGCACTGGCAAATGGTTCATTGCGTTGTATCGGTTCAACGACTTTTCAGGAATATCGTCAGGTTTTTGAAAAAGATCATGCCTTGTCGCGCCGTTTCCAGAAAATTGATGTGAATGAGCCTTCTATTTCAGAAACTATTGATATTTTGCGTGGTCTGAAATCGAAATTTGAAGATTTTCACCATGTTCAGTATGACGATCAGGCCTTGGTGTCCGCAGTAGAACTGTCTGCCAAGTTTATCAATGACCGTTTCTTGCCAGATAAGGCGATTGATGTAATTGATGAGGCAGGTGCACAGCGTCGTCTGAAAGCTGAGCAGGACAATAGCCCGATCACGGTGGAAAACATTGAGGATATTATTTCCAAGATTGCCCGTATTCCACCGAAAACAGTGTCTAAAGATGATAAGACTGTCCTTGAAAATCTGGAACGTGATCTAAAACGTGTGGTTTTTGGTCAGGATGAAGCCATTGAAGCGCTCGCTTCTGCTATTAAACTGTCACGTGCGGGCCTGAAATCTCCGGATAAGCCAGTTGGCAGCTTCGTTTTTGCAGGTCCTACAGGTGTAGGTAAGACTGAAGTCACTAAACAGCTGGCCAAGTTAATGGGTGTAGAGCTGGTCCGTTTTGATATGTCTGAATATATGGAACGTCATGCAGTATCTCGCCTGATCGGTGCGCCTCCGGGCTATGTTGGCTTTGATCAGGGGGGGCTGCTCACGGATGCAATTCACAAGCATCCGCATTGTGTGCTGCTTCTGGATGAAATTGAAAAGGCTCATCCAGATGTATTTAACCTGTTATTGCAGATCATGGATCATGGTTCACTAACAGATAATAATGGCCGCAAGTCGGACTTCCGGAATGTGGTTCTGGTGCTGACCACCAATATTGGCGCAGAAAGTATTTCCCGTGTCAGCATTGGTTTTATGGAGCAGGACAACAGCAATGACAACCAGGAAGCCATGAAGAAAGCCTTCTCACCTGAATTCCGTAACCGTCTGGACGGCGTGATTCAGTTTAAAGCTTTGGCAACTACAGTTATTGAAAATGTAGTTGATAAGTTCCTTACCGAACTTCAGGCACAACTGGATGAGAAGAAAGTCATTCTGGATGTGGATCACAGTGCCCGTGAATGGATGGCTGAACACGGCTATGACCGTTTAATGGGTGCTCGTCCAATGCAGCGACTGATTCAAGAACATCTGAAGAAGCCGCTGGCAGAAATGATTCTGTTTGGTGAGCTGGCAGAAAACGGTGGCAATGTGGCCGTATCCGTGAAAAAAGAAGATGGTAAAGCAGTTGGCTTGAAAATTGAAGTGTTTGAAGATCAGACAGCTGAACCTGCCTAA
- the clpS gene encoding ATP-dependent Clp protease adapter ClpS, with translation MPNNKRQMCLSDVKNSFYQSGIVDWHMSPRLSNEPDHEGDSDIAVQTAPPELKRPPMYAVVLMNDDYTPMEFVIEILQQYFAMNLDQATQVMLTVHYEGKGIAGVYPRDIAETKANQVNNCARSQGHPLLCQIEPKN, from the coding sequence ATGCCAAACAATAAACGTCAAATGTGTTTAAGTGATGTCAAAAATTCTTTTTATCAGTCTGGAATTGTTGATTGGCATATGAGTCCGCGTTTAAGCAACGAACCCGATCATGAGGGTGATTCAGATATTGCAGTACAGACTGCGCCTCCAGAATTAAAGCGTCCACCGATGTATGCAGTGGTATTGATGAATGACGATTATACCCCTATGGAGTTTGTAATTGAAATTTTACAACAATACTTTGCAATGAATCTTGACCAAGCAACTCAAGTGATGCTAACTGTACATTATGAAGGGAAAGGTATAGCTGGGGTCTATCCACGGGATATTGCGGAAACCAAAGCGAACCAAGTTAACAATTGCGCTCGATCTCAAGGTCATCCATTACTTTGCCAGATTGAGCCTAAAAACTAA
- a CDS encoding DUF6776 family protein: MPNTDSNATIPQEPDEKKPLMKGSSPLVVGAVVLMLGSGLLGYTVGHRQGLTVVGFDADAEQLVEVVQKQKASLESMNKSLNTAVQERDLAVSNTNDLYLAMTKAQDEQVQAESLGTIYREILRQRGGLALTVQHVGIKPLPDNAFEYQLDLIQVSPGKNRVSGLVEMRLIKGSEILVVPMEDKSFNFENYERLTGRWTMPKGFRPEFIEVRLTGSKPVTRRFSWDQGKAVESPSTVLSEIPKTEANAN, encoded by the coding sequence ATGCCGAATACAGACTCAAACGCGACGATCCCTCAAGAGCCGGATGAAAAAAAACCTTTGATGAAAGGCAGCAGTCCTCTGGTGGTTGGTGCAGTAGTATTGATGTTGGGCAGTGGCTTATTGGGCTATACGGTCGGACACCGTCAGGGTTTGACTGTGGTCGGATTTGATGCTGATGCTGAACAGTTGGTCGAAGTGGTACAAAAGCAGAAAGCCAGTCTGGAAAGCATGAATAAAAGCCTGAATACTGCGGTTCAGGAGCGAGATCTGGCGGTCAGTAATACCAATGACCTCTATTTAGCCATGACCAAAGCCCAGGATGAACAGGTTCAGGCAGAAAGTCTGGGTACAATTTACCGGGAAATTTTACGTCAGCGTGGTGGTTTGGCCTTGACTGTCCAGCATGTTGGCATTAAGCCTTTGCCAGACAATGCATTTGAATATCAGCTTGATCTGATTCAGGTCAGTCCAGGCAAAAATCGGGTATCCGGTTTAGTCGAAATGCGTCTGATCAAAGGCTCAGAAATTCTGGTCGTGCCGATGGAGGATAAGAGTTTCAATTTTGAAAACTATGAACGTCTTACTGGGCGCTGGACCATGCCCAAAGGCTTTAGACCAGAATTTATCGAAGTGCGCTTGACAGGTTCTAAACCGGTCACACGCCGTTTTAGCTGGGATCAAGGAAAAGCGGTAGAAAGTCCGTCTACTGTGTTGTCTGAAATTCCTAAGACCGAAGCAAATGCAAATTAA
- the argC gene encoding N-acetyl-gamma-glutamyl-phosphate reductase has protein sequence MISVGIVGGTGYTGVELLRLLLRHPNVQVKALTSRTEAGRRVDDMFPSLRGHTDLEFSDLSQDLLKSCDVVFFATPHGVAMQHAEALVAANTKVIDLAADFRLQNLAQFEKWYGMKHACPELLKNSVYGLSELNREDIKQASVIGNPGCYPTTVQLGLAPVLQANEVLVKPESIIIDAKSGVSGAGRKASLGMIYSENSDNFKAYGVPGHRHHPEIVEALENISGQQGVFDQILFVPHLVPMIRGMLSTIYIDLTEAGQAADLQALYEQYYAGEKFVDVMPAGSSPETRSVRGANELRIALYKPQPAKLVILVVQDNLVKGAAGQAVQNMNLMFGFAEDAGLNNIGLLP, from the coding sequence GTGATTTCAGTGGGTATTGTAGGCGGTACAGGCTATACAGGCGTTGAACTTTTACGTCTATTGCTGCGACATCCAAATGTTCAAGTGAAAGCACTTACATCACGTACGGAAGCAGGCCGTCGTGTGGATGATATGTTCCCGAGCTTACGCGGTCATACCGATCTTGAATTTTCTGATTTAAGTCAGGATTTACTTAAATCATGTGATGTGGTGTTTTTCGCAACTCCTCATGGTGTTGCCATGCAGCATGCTGAAGCCCTGGTGGCCGCAAATACCAAAGTGATTGATCTGGCAGCAGATTTCCGTTTACAGAATCTTGCCCAGTTTGAAAAGTGGTATGGCATGAAGCATGCATGTCCAGAACTGTTAAAAAATTCTGTGTATGGCTTATCTGAGCTGAATCGTGAAGACATCAAACAAGCCAGTGTAATTGGAAATCCGGGTTGTTATCCAACGACTGTACAGCTGGGTCTGGCACCAGTTTTACAAGCTAACGAAGTTTTGGTGAAGCCTGAGAGTATTATTATTGATGCGAAATCAGGTGTTTCTGGTGCAGGCCGTAAAGCCAGCTTGGGCATGATTTACTCTGAGAATTCAGATAACTTCAAGGCTTATGGAGTACCAGGTCATCGTCATCACCCGGAAATTGTTGAAGCCCTAGAAAATATCTCAGGACAGCAGGGTGTATTCGATCAGATCCTGTTTGTTCCGCATCTTGTCCCGATGATCCGCGGCATGTTGTCGACTATTTATATCGACCTTACCGAAGCTGGCCAGGCTGCAGATTTGCAGGCATTATATGAACAGTACTATGCTGGCGAAAAATTTGTAGATGTGATGCCGGCCGGCAGTTCACCTGAAACCCGTTCAGTACGTGGCGCCAATGAATTACGGATTGCTTTATATAAGCCACAGCCGGCCAAGCTGGTGATACTGGTCGTTCAAGACAATCTGGTTAAGGGTGCAGCAGGTCAGGCAGTGCAGAACATGAACCTGATGTTTGGTTTTGCAGAAGATGCTGGCTTGAATAATATCGGCTTATTACCATAA
- a CDS encoding M48 family metallopeptidase — MTLNDLPEIQIIRNARSRRLRLRVEHQQIKMTVPVSCSKQQIQSFLQQAESWLLKTWKIQQEQVQSIDQTLPAQLQLFNQAQALQVCYQSQKNNFVFESEKLQLSISDRNPEAYLKAFVIAYAKEQLPGYLVQIAQETGLSFNVCHIRQPKTRWGSCSAKHDIMLNSALVLFPQEIVRYVSVHELAHTHHFDHSSRFWQLVAQHDANFQQHRQYLKNTFLPYWWNC, encoded by the coding sequence ATGACCCTAAACGACCTACCTGAAATTCAAATCATCCGAAATGCTCGCTCCAGACGTTTACGTTTACGTGTAGAGCATCAGCAGATCAAAATGACGGTGCCGGTTTCTTGCAGTAAGCAGCAAATACAAAGTTTTTTACAGCAGGCCGAATCCTGGTTATTAAAAACATGGAAAATTCAGCAGGAACAAGTACAAAGTATTGACCAGACTTTACCGGCACAATTGCAACTTTTTAATCAAGCCCAAGCTCTACAGGTTTGTTATCAAAGCCAAAAAAATAATTTTGTTTTTGAATCAGAAAAACTCCAGCTTTCTATCAGTGACCGGAATCCTGAAGCTTATTTAAAGGCATTTGTCATCGCCTATGCCAAGGAGCAGTTGCCGGGGTATTTGGTGCAAATCGCTCAGGAAACCGGGCTGTCTTTTAATGTCTGTCATATTCGTCAACCCAAAACCCGCTGGGGCAGTTGTTCAGCCAAACATGACATTATGCTCAACAGTGCGCTGGTGTTGTTTCCTCAAGAGATTGTGCGTTATGTAAGTGTACATGAACTTGCACATACTCACCATTTCGATCACAGCTCAAGGTTCTGGCAGTTGGTTGCTCAACATGATGCAAACTTTCAGCAACATCGTCAGTATTTAAAAAATACGTTTTTGCCATATTGGTGGAATTGTTAA
- the rpiA gene encoding ribose-5-phosphate isomerase RpiA: MSLYATQDEKKQAAAKAALKHLPKGGILGIGTGSTVNFLIDLLPELQLEAAVASSEATAERLKKLGIDVVDMNSVGSLDAYVDGADEIDRHMHMIKGGGAALTREKIVASIARKFVCIVDDSKWVEQLGRDFPLPVEVIPMARSAVARKLVALGGDPAYREGVVTDNGNVILDVYNLNILNALELERSINDIPGVVCNGIFALNKADIAIVATNHGIEERTAV, from the coding sequence ATGAGTCTATATGCAACCCAAGATGAGAAAAAACAGGCTGCGGCCAAAGCAGCTTTAAAACACTTACCAAAAGGGGGCATTTTAGGCATTGGTACAGGCAGTACCGTGAACTTTTTAATTGATCTTTTGCCAGAGCTTCAGCTGGAAGCAGCAGTGGCAAGCTCAGAAGCCACAGCAGAGCGTCTGAAAAAGCTGGGTATAGACGTGGTCGATATGAACAGCGTTGGCAGTTTAGATGCTTATGTAGATGGTGCCGATGAAATTGACCGTCATATGCACATGATCAAAGGTGGGGGCGCTGCGCTAACACGTGAAAAAATTGTTGCCTCTATTGCAAGAAAATTTGTATGTATCGTTGACGATTCAAAATGGGTGGAGCAATTGGGACGTGATTTCCCGCTTCCTGTAGAAGTGATCCCAATGGCACGTTCGGCTGTGGCACGTAAACTGGTTGCCCTGGGGGGAGATCCTGCTTATCGTGAAGGTGTAGTGACTGATAACGGTAATGTAATTCTGGATGTTTATAACCTGAATATCTTGAATGCTCTTGAGCTGGAAAGAAGCATCAACGATATTCCTGGCGTTGTCTGTAACGGAATTTTTGCATTAAATAAAGCCGATATTGCGATTGTCGCAACCAATCATGGAATTGAAGAACGCACTGCGGTTTAA
- the ilvA gene encoding threonine ammonia-lyase, biosynthetic — protein MLSRLVRQILQATVYDVAIETPLEAAPRISERLNNNIRFKREDLQPVFSFKLRGAYNRISQLPKSQLERGVITASAGNHAQGVALSGKKLGIRAIIVMPKTTPDIKVQAVKRLGGEVVLHGDSFDVANKYAIQRAQDDGMTFIPPYDDELVMAGQGTIANEILRQWRDVDYVFVAVGGGGLIAGIAAYLGDVAPHVKVIPVEYDESACLKAALEANERVTLPSVGLFADGTAVAQIGEKPFEVIRLQKSDNSGPIVEPNVVLVNTDEICAAIKDTYDECRSIVEPSGAMALAGIKKYVEEHQITDKNMVSIVCGANMNFDRLRYIAERTELGERKEAIFAVTIPEEKGSFLKFCRALQGRNITEFNYRASDASAAQVFVGISLKNGEKERQEIYENLKFHYDVDDLSDDEVAKLHIRYLIGGHADIENERLFRVEFPERPGALLTFLERLGPTHNITLFHYRNHGAAEGRVLVGLEAEDAQQNPDGLVETLESISYPYDEITNNLGYQRFLK, from the coding sequence ATGCTGTCTCGTTTGGTTCGACAAATTTTACAAGCAACGGTCTACGATGTTGCAATCGAAACTCCACTCGAAGCAGCGCCACGAATTAGCGAACGACTCAATAACAACATTCGTTTTAAGCGTGAAGATTTACAACCGGTCTTTTCTTTTAAACTACGCGGTGCCTACAACCGTATTAGTCAATTACCGAAATCCCAGCTCGAACGTGGCGTTATTACGGCTTCCGCAGGCAACCATGCACAAGGCGTGGCACTGTCTGGTAAAAAGTTAGGGATTCGCGCCATTATTGTGATGCCGAAAACTACACCGGATATCAAAGTACAAGCCGTTAAACGCCTGGGTGGTGAAGTGGTTTTACATGGTGATTCATTTGATGTCGCCAACAAGTATGCAATTCAGCGTGCGCAAGATGATGGCATGACCTTCATTCCGCCTTATGACGATGAGCTGGTGATGGCAGGTCAAGGTACGATTGCCAATGAAATCCTGCGTCAATGGCGTGATGTAGATTATGTATTTGTTGCGGTTGGCGGTGGCGGCCTGATTGCCGGGATTGCAGCCTATCTGGGAGATGTGGCGCCACACGTCAAAGTCATTCCAGTGGAATATGATGAATCTGCCTGCCTAAAAGCTGCTTTAGAAGCAAATGAGCGTGTGACCCTTCCATCTGTCGGTTTATTTGCAGATGGAACGGCGGTGGCCCAGATTGGTGAAAAACCATTTGAAGTGATTCGCCTGCAAAAATCAGACAACTCAGGCCCGATCGTCGAGCCGAATGTAGTACTGGTCAATACTGACGAAATCTGTGCTGCAATTAAAGATACATATGACGAGTGCCGCAGCATTGTTGAGCCATCAGGTGCGATGGCGCTGGCAGGTATTAAAAAATACGTTGAAGAACATCAAATTACCGATAAAAATATGGTGTCGATTGTCTGCGGCGCCAACATGAACTTTGATCGTTTACGTTATATTGCAGAGCGTACTGAACTTGGCGAGCGTAAAGAAGCCATTTTTGCCGTGACCATTCCTGAAGAAAAAGGCTCATTTCTGAAATTCTGCCGCGCCCTGCAAGGGCGTAATATTACGGAATTTAACTACCGTGCCAGTGACGCTTCTGCGGCACAGGTTTTTGTCGGCATCAGTTTAAAGAATGGTGAAAAAGAGCGTCAGGAAATTTATGAAAACCTTAAGTTTCATTATGATGTTGACGACCTATCCGATGATGAAGTCGCAAAACTGCATATCCGTTATTTAATCGGCGGTCATGCCGATATTGAAAATGAACGCTTATTCCGCGTGGAGTTCCCGGAGCGTCCAGGCGCATTGCTAACGTTCCTGGAGCGTCTGGGTCCTACCCATAACATTACCCTGTTCCACTATCGTAACCACGGCGCAGCAGAAGGTCGTGTGCTGGTGGGCCTGGAAGCTGAAGATGCACAGCAAAACCCGGACGGTCTGGTTGAAACTCTGGAAAGCATTAGCTATCCATACGATGAGATTACCAATAATCTGGGTTATCAGCGTTTCCTGAAATAA